The region GATACAAGATCTAGAAGAATAACTGACAAACAATGTTTCATGGGACATCGATGTTATTTGAAAAGAAACCATGCTTGGAGAAAAAGTAAAGAATATGATGGATCTACTGAATTACGTGGCCCTCCTAGAACTTTTACTGGTGACGACATTTTAAAGCAATTGGATGAAATTCCTATTCATACCCCTGGTAAAGCACCAAGTAATTCTTCTAGAAAACGTAAGCGTGGAGAGAAAGAGCTGAATTGGTGTAAAAGAAGTGTTTTGTTTGAATTGCCATACTGGTCAAAGCTCTTGCTGCGTCACAATCTTGATGTGATGcatatagagaaaaatgtatgtgataatATTATTGGAACACTTTTAGACATTGAAGGCAAATCGAAAGACACTTTAAAAGCTCGTAAGGATTTACAAAATCTTAATATTCGTGAAGAGCTTTGGCTGAAGAAGGACCTATCTAAGAACAAGCTTGAAAAACCTTATGCTAGTTACACTTTGACGAGAGAAGAATGCAAAGATTTTTGTAAATTCATTCAAAGTGTTAGATTACCGGATGGATATGCTTCGAATATTAGTCGATGTGTAACAGATAATGACAAACTAGGAGGAATGAAAACTCATGATTGTCATGTTTTACTTCATAAGATATTACCGGCTGCATTACTTCCTTTTCTGACAGACAACATTAGTGGTACTTTGATTGAACTCTGCCAATTCTTTCAAAAAATTTGTGCAAAAACATTACAAATTTCTGACATAGAAGAATTGAGAGAAGGAATTGTAataattttgtgcaagttggaaaAGATATTTCCCCCATCATTTTTTACCATAATGGTTCATCTTTGTGTTCACCTACCCGATCAAGTGTTATTAGGTGGTCCAGTTGCTTCGAGATGGATGTTTGGGACAGAGCGCCATATGGGTTTGTACAAGAAATATGTGAGAAACATGTCTCGGCCTGATGGTTCAATAGCAGAAGCTTTTGTTGTAGATGAAGCTGTAACTTTCTTGTCAAGATATGTTTCTAACATAGAGACAAGATTCACAAGACCCGAGCGTAATTGGGATATACCTTCTCCAAATCATAAGTTAGATGTTTTCAACTCCAATGTTCGTCCATTAGGGGCATCTACTATCAAATTGCTTCAAAATTGGAGACAAGTCGTTCAATGGTATATATTGAACAATTCTGTAGATGATATCCAACATTTTATCGAGTAAGTAACAATTTCTTTTATTCTTCTAAATTATCTCAACAAAATATCATTTACTTATTCATAGAAATGAATTTGAATGTAGTGATCATATAAAGTTGTTGGAAGAAAAAGGTCTTTCAGATTCAGAAGTTGCCTTAGAGCACAAAGAACAATTTCCTTCTTGGTTTAAGAATAAATTAAGAGATTATCTTTAATGGTTTCTTACTAAATTCTTAAGTTGTGACATCATTCATCATAATTCAAATTCTTTCATACTACAGGTGTCTCAAATGCGAGTTCAAAAATCACCTCTTGCCAATGATGATTTGTACtctttatctcaaggtccacttGAACGGTACAGCACCTACCAAAGTTGTATTGTAAATGGTGTTCGATTTCGATGTAAAGAGCGTGATGATACTCTTAAGACACAATGTTCTGGAATTTGCACTGAAGGTGATCATGACAATATTAATATCCTATACTATGGTGTCTTGATTGAGATTTTGCAGTTGTCATTCGTTTTAGATCGGAAGGTGTTCTTATTTCGTTGCAAGTGGTATAACTCTAATCCAAAAGGTAGATCAATTGTTGTGGATCATAGTTTGACTTCCATCAATACATCTACTGATTGGTATTCTAATGAACCATTTATCTTGGCAACCAAGCACAACAAGTTTTCTATTTGCTTGATATGAAGCGTGGTTCAAATTGGCGGATTGTCCAAAAAGTAAATCATCGATCTATTTATGACATTCCTAAAATTATGGAAGAGACAGTAAATAATGATGTGTTTCAAGAAGAAGAATCATTTCAATTGCCACCTTTTCAACCAACTGAGGATTTCATTGAAAGTTCGTCTTTAGTTCGATTAGATGTTCCTTCTGTAACTCTTTCAGACCAACTTGTTGTTGATTTACTTTTAAACCAAAATCAAAATGTTGACAAGGATAGTGACTTAGATGAAGATTTTGATGAAggaaatatattctctaataatGAAACATTTCTCTCAAGTGATGACACAAAAAGTTATACAGAATCAGAATGTGATGATGATGCAGATTCTTAATTCATAGTTACTCATCTTGTCATTGATCAGTTAGTACCTCGTGAAATTTGTCTACAAATGTTCTTCCCCAACTAGCCAAGCACCCTGtacacaaacaaaaatacaagtacaGAAACTAAGGTTTGCAAAATCTGAGATGAAACAAGATATCCAGATTCTTAATTCATAGTTAGTTTCTTAatatttgtaaatatttatttactaatcattttctttgttttatttcaCAGAATTTTAGTCATGGCACCTGGTCGTCGCACCACTCGATCTACTGCTCAAAGTCAACAAGTTGAACCAGTCATTGATCCTCCTGCTCCACCTTCACAAGTTTTTCGCACTACTCGGTCGAGAATAGAGAATCAACAAGTTGAACCAGTCATTGATCCTCCTGCTCCACCTACACAAGTTATTCGCACTACTCGGTCGAGTTTAGAGAATCAACAAGTTTGTCGCACCACTCGATCTACGGTACTCAGTCAACGACCTAGAACCATCGCACAATCTAATGTAGAGAGAGAACACCCTCAAGGCTCCACACACCCTACTGTACAGGGTGAACAAGTCAATGTGACGACCCATGTTGATACCGAAGATGATAATCAATCTTCCCAAGTTCCATCAGGTAAATTTAATGTCTTTCATGTTcatttctttaaatttctatttattTCAATTAAGATTATATTGTATTGTAGGACAAACATCTTCCTTTAAGCCACGTGGAGTTACTCGCGGCTTGACAACTACAACTATAGCTAAGGCATCATCAACTGGAAAGTTGTTAGTGACTTTTAATGTGAAGTGCCGTCAACCAATTTGTACTAATGCTGAGAAATTTAATAATGAGATTGGATTCATTATTCGGAATCATGGTACATTTCATTATAAAGAGTGGAGAATGGTCCCAGAAGATGTGAGAGCTCCATTGCGACACTATCTTTTGGTAAGTCATTTCACAATATTAcatttatatttgtaatatttataattaatattgttttatgttataggaACATTTTGACATCAACTTGAATGATGAGACAACTAAAAAATGCATTGATGAGCAAATGAGAAAAGCTTGGAAGGGTCATAAGTACAAGCTGCACTTATATTTCAAAGAAATTGGAGGAGAAAACGATCTTGAGATGGCCAAGAGCAAGCGTCATCCAGACTTAAAAGAAGAACATCAAGAAGATTGGATGATTTTGTGTGATCGTTGGTGTTCTCCTGAATTTAAGGTAatattttttggtatttttttttgtctttgatTTACAGATTTTAGTGCTAAACTGTTCaataaagtttgtaataaatagacATTGTGTTGTTCAAAAGAAAATGTTGTGTAAAaatttttctaataaattttaTTTGGATTTATTTCTTTAGGAAAGAGCATTAAAGAATACTACCAATCGATCAAAGAGGAAATGGGAGTCGAAAAATGGTTCAGTCTCCACACCACGACATCACATTCGACGTGGAATGGTGTTAACTTCTCCTACCGGTCAAATTGAGACATGGCGTCTAAAGCATTATGATGTTGAGAAAGGATGGACTGGAATAGAGCTTGGGCCATTATATGtaagtaatttaaatttttatttattatatttcttactaataattaattaaatataatattaggATAAAATGATGGAGTTAAGGGGTCAACATCCTCCAGAAGAACTGTCTGATAAAGAGCTTATGGAGCGTGTACTTGGACGTGATTCGGTATACTTGCGAGGGTGGGAGCGGTCTCCTAGTGTCACAACTTCTACTTCACATCGTGAAAATAATGTGGGTAATCAACCAACTTATAAAGAGTTACTTGAACGACTTAATGATACAACTTCCCGCCTTAATGCTACTAGCGAACAACTTAGTGTAGTTGTGGATATACTTCGTCATAACAATTTGATGGcaccgcctccaccacctccaatagaccaagcttcagatgcaaatttaagagagtcgccatctatttcagttcgggagtcacaagatgattcttagtttatttacattaattttactaaggaatgaactttatgaagttttttttattttggtaggggtaaccttaaaatgataactttataacttattttagtattgaacattataaagaattttagcattaaatattttattattgaatggttttttttctagtttatttctaatatagaacatttacaaataactgttattatcttttacctacacataaccattaaatttgaacaaaatataaattgtgtaacaaaccaataaaataatgctatgtgggctaataaaatgatgccacgtaggatgccacgtcatcaaacacgtcatctgatgactcatcaattgatttacaacttagtggggtccactgattcttttacctaccaatgttaataagtgtaggtaaagactctttccccactaacttttacctaccaatctctaccaattcaatattggtaggtaaaccatattacccaccattaggctagttttacctacacttataattggtaggtaaagaccccattttcttgtagtgagttgcgttcaccttaggtccttgttggtcttttctatgcctacactctctagcatagtgaccctttttcccacacacaaagcaagggcctttctcgctcttaaacttgtttgggtctgtttttggacccaaaggtttctcattagcctttttccctttgtttttgggatgttttggttgtgacgccgcatttgctttggaagtctctctcttagacccctccacaagtttatctctacatatcgattcctcttcgattcgaatatgcttttggatttcctccaaagaataatcctcatttttatgaaggattcttttcctatagctcttccaagttggtggtaatttagccactatagcaccaacttgaaaggcctcgggatgctcaatctttaaaactttaagtttgttagcaattatttgcaattcatgaattttaggaagaataggtttatcaccaaaaaatttgaaatcgaagtattgagatatcaaaaactttttggtaccttcctcttccgccttgaactttttctcaagtgcatcccatatctccttggtcgATTTGCTCTCAgtatagaggtcatagagcctatcggatagggcgttcaggatatgacccctacaaaggagattgtcctcctccctcttccttcttttctccatctcctcgggagtgtccttgtcgaatggcgttgggagaggttctagagtggattctagaatgtaggcgattttgagagtggtcaaaaggaatcccaccttgtcttgccacctagtgaaattggacccatcaaacctatccaacctcactaggtcttgattcatgattttgatggtctcaccttccattgaaagaaacaagggtaagcttttgaatgttaggaaaaattattttgtctcaatggaaatagggtaagaataaattacaactctatgcaaaatattacaatagacaaggattgattaaataaagtgttacaactctataactgaaaatacaaatgatcaaaagaagaagaagaagaagaagaagaagaagaagagaatagtaaaatacaactctaagcaaaagattacaaataaagtaaaatgtttgaaacaaaagaaaagaaaagattacaactcttaaacaagaaatacaagtaaatagagaagaaaaatataaatatgaaaagcaatagaatgaaagaaaggaacaagaaacaaaagataaacaactctcactcacactaccaaagtgaagagtgttggggatcaccaacttgaacaaggtttgaaacctttgtccaaaagcttatttcccctaactcaagcactaagggatctctcatagattatAGGAAATACTTTCTGGAATtttcaagcctcaaggtgtttctagccaagtgctttaatggatagaaatgttgtgtctttcaagtgagctataggctcctatttatagagtttagagataccctttgaatttcaaattccaccaacccccatggctgttaccaatgtttaattggattaatatggaattaaaattgagatttgggagttatttgggtttttggagtcgttcaacacatttggaaaaaactgaaaaattggcttGAAATGCACTTGTGGCcacggccagggacatcagtggccgcagccactgctctttgtcccccaggccgcggccaccatcattcagtggccgcggccacaacccagtttcagcacttgaaaaggtgctgtttttccaaacggttccaaaccctcccaaatgattttgtaactcccaaaacacattattggggtttaaatcatatctctaatagccatttcacatatgactttatgaaattcatcttaatattgtgtaacaccaaatttacacaataaagggtaatatttggaagttacaaatttgtaacaccaaatatgtttcATTATATACATGTAACAGAGCACTGGAGAGGGGGGACTTGGGAGCATGCATACTGTTACTCTGCTAAAAATAAGAGAAAACTCCACTGTTGTAGACtgtctaagctctaatacaactgtctcatggactaaggctcgttaacgccccaaccacgtaaaaatcttgcttataacccctaaaccctttctcttaatctctcttatcttttattattatagtttttgaaaatctcggtaaacaataatataatataatataatattacattatattataaaataatataacatttatgAAGCCCtgagtcctttatttatagtacccaggggctgttacatgatcagtaatactggacatcgtggtttggtacacgatcatggtGAGTAGAGATACATGTCCACCTTCCCACGATTATGAGATTGCGGGTCTTCTCTTTTATCTATAGATCGTGggggataatgcacgatagaaacctctgggaaaTGCTAAGTCTCTGTTGGTGTCACAACCCGAGCCCTAGGgtgtggcagatttgtaatatccataacttggatggtcaaaggtcaaactttgacccttggtggaaaatagtctttataaatgatcctttagtttatattaaataatactataattataagtcaaaacaatggaataacttctataattatatataaaaatattagtgataaaagtaGGATCATTTTTCCtaatacatagaacaataatatacccacagttatgtagtcaccaaacagttaaatttaataagtcataaaacacccaaaataatacttagcatccaccatccCTCATTTctaactattacatagctaaTTTAGATATACATACCGATCGGTTCCAAATTaaatactgtaacgccctgctaatcaGGGTCCgtcaccaagtgtgtttaaaactagTGCTGGGCTCGCTAAACAactcatttggactaaacatgtgattaagccactaagggtttaggtattaaaacttttggtcaactcataagcattttcattaaattaaaaacatgtcctttacacgggatcccaaaaacatcagttttAAAGCTAGTTACAACACTCAAGTTACATAATAAgctgacctaggcggcaaaagttgggtttaaacctagttcccttgagcttctcggccgtggtggtcgagcggattgcatatgtacatgtcactgctatcgccctccgactcatggctagttgagcttctctttacctttacctgcaccacaaagcacctgtgagccaaaagacttagcaagaaaacatattaaacagTTCACAGAGTAATATAACTATCAAATAGTAATAATTGAAACTGGCATATTCATTATACAAGTTGGTAACCATGGGGTCACGCAAGCACGTGTCAcacttcctttcaatttgttggcatccgagccagtcaagcgcATGTtccactcccagggtggcccagccatggtggcctgcactccacgtgcataatgccaatctcagcttataaactgagtcctttaagtccttgacttataagtcaagcctcacatgccTTCGACTAGCAAGTCGAAGCTTTAGGACTTTCGACTCATAAAACGAGTCTTTCGAGTCCAATAttccctcgactaataagtcgatccccaTTTAGCATCCTAATAACCCTgtggtttataaaccgagcttccaagtcacaacagacaatcacatatcTCATATAGCACACATATCAACAATTGCAATGCATTATAATGCATTCAAACAGCGGTCATGGGTATAATCATTATTAAATGCACTCCGTGAACCTAATCATATATTCTTAagtataattataatcatgttcattaacaggGCTAAAGtcttaatcatatctatatttagtattgactaagctctaatcacacattcacataatgggtgcagttttcttacctgcaatCCAAATGAAAGTTACTAGCGGcgccctttgagtacgatccccgatttgagccctagtcacaaccataataaggaattccatcaataatgggagaataaaagcttccagaccaaatcctagcctccgggacgtcaaatTCCACTCAATAGGGAAGTAGAATCGACCCCGAGCCTAAATGGTCAAGTTCCCGATCTAAAAACCTCGTTAGGGCCAAAAAtctccttaagggtcgcggccctaaggacccatgccgcgacccgcctctaagtcagaggctcggcctccctggaaaaTCAACACGCGCCGCGACGCTCCCCTGAGACCACGCGGCCTGCCTCTGCCTTTGAGCCCTCCTGGCTCCTTCTTGCTCCATAGGGCCGCGACAtaccaagaacaaggtcgcgacccagctcttcgaacccagaaattctgggttttttccTTAGTCGAACCCAGACAAAAACCACCCAATTCCATCCCATTCTTCCAACTCAATTCCCATAATTAACATACTTCCTTCTAACAACCAAACCTAACTAAATACTGAATTAAAAACCCATCAATAACCCAAAATTATCTCCCCAACTATCAAACATGCAAAACTTTAAACTTCACTAAAAAACCACAGAAACTTCATAATTGAACTTTGAATTATAGACCTTACCTCTGCTATGTTGATCCTCTTGAGTTAATCCTCTAGTTTCCCCAAGCTTAACACCTTAACTCCTAGGCTTTGTTCTTCAATTTTCCCCAAGAAAATCCTTAAGCTTCAAGAGAAAACAGAGAaaacgagggagagagagagagagctgctgtgacctttttcctttagtttccttAACCTTCTCAGAAATTCCCAGCTCACCAAACTTTATCCTTAGACAGAAAATGACTAATTTAccccttgcccttagcctattcttCATATGCtctcaagggaaattttgtcatttGTCTCATATCCCACTATTCACAACTTATATCctataattcccgttacttccaatattctcacatgattaccaataatttcccgttacccactaattcccgataatgtactaaattactaaaatacccccaagctcaccccgagccggatgTAAAACCCCGTTGTGAATTTTCCACTAGTTTTCCCATTGGGATCACCtcgcgtcgagtaacccaaatatatccacataataatgtggtctcaatcacataaacacatatttgcatttataccttGAAccggtcaaattactaaaatacccttcttctaagaaacgggcccacatacacgtATTCaatatttctaacatgcaagcataattatattataatataattcacataataactcaattattgcctctcgaccccctaatctaggcactaggccacattagtaaatttgggatgttacaaataCATACAATGTTCAAAAGATAAGACTATGGCACTAAACACATTGGCTTCATAAAAAATTCACTTTATCCACAATTGTGTCAATAGgatcctggaatgggagagatatagagggtgagcttataaagcctagTAAGAAAAGAACTATTAATATAGGACCCAAAAGTATAAtaaaacccctgcatggttagcttttcaaaacaaaacatacatcatcatgtataaaccaaaatagagagaaaccacaaataatcataagagcatagctacaagtgcatatcacaccgtccactagatccctagttcccacTACCCGCCATAGAAAAAttgacatcctaaaccgggtaaccggacctgataaccacgacaaggggaggctcagaacacttcctgtatacagatgctaggtctttacacctacaggtgagtggacacctgatctacctatgatgagacatagactaggtcgtgaaataacaacatgcacaaatcatgatcactatgactctcatcagtataaccaaatgcaggtacacatgaaaagaaagaaacatattccctttatattttagaaaattgggcagcataacagttgcatttgaataaaacccaaaaatcataacctgcataaataagtgaacaaaagtATATTTGGCACTCAATGCCCTCAGAACAGAACAGAAAACATGCCGATTAAGTTTtctatttttcaaacattttataaatattaaaattggaatatgtttaaaGCAATTCAATaagagtaaaataagtccaattgTCAAGTTGActccctacctccttagaattttcaaCCCGAGGCCAAAgcgacgctcctaagcttaaTGATGATCTTAGAGTGATTTAGTCCGATcttaatatcacgtttttcctacgtgcacctgtagagtccaagaactttacttagctagttagatagtagtataatagtaacagtagtagtatttttatgaatatggactttggttcagaccaggatttatttggacactcatagtaacacttgta is a window of Humulus lupulus chromosome 4, drHumLupu1.1, whole genome shotgun sequence DNA encoding:
- the LOC133833146 gene encoding uncharacterized protein LOC133833146; the encoded protein is MSKLMFVNTIVHCFMVRMQMQCHVLYASLVVIILVMAPGRRTTRSTAQSQQVEPVIDPPAPPSQVFRTTRSRIENQQVEPVIDPPAPPTQVIRTTRSSLENQQVCRTTRSTVLSQRPRTIAQSNVEREHPQGSTHPTVQGEQVNVTTHVDTEDDNQSSQVPSGQTSSFKPRGVTRGLTTTTIAKASSTGKLLVTFNVKCRQPICTNAEKFNNEIGFIIRNHGTFHYKEWRMVPEDVRAPLRHYLLEHFDINLNDETTKKCIDEQMRKAWKGHKYKLHLYFKEIGGENDLEMAKSKRHPDLKEEHQEDWMILCDRWCSPEFKERALKNTTNRSKRKWESKNGSVSTPRHHIRRGMVLTSPTGQIETWRLKHYDVEKGWTGIELGPLYVSNLNFYLLYFLLIIN